The following DNA comes from Phocoena sinus isolate mPhoSin1 chromosome 7, mPhoSin1.pri, whole genome shotgun sequence.
cttttctctcttcatttaaGATTTGTTAGTAAGGCCATCTGGTGGCTTCAGGTGCTGGttggttttttgttctgtttttttaatttgaagaatatatatatatatatgtatatatatatatattttaaagactgtTATTTATTGGTTTTAATCAACACCAACAAACCACATAAATGTTCTTAaaagtggcagaggcagaaatAGCCAACTTAGACTGTGGCTGAAATGAACTTTTTTTCCtaagttacatatttttaaagtttgatcATTTTGaggattttgatattttaatttagtgATTAATGAGTATTTTCATAGTGTTCTGGCTAGAAGGATAAGGTAGCCTCTATGTCCCACCTCTCCTCTGCTTCTaccccccagaaaaaaaaatgtccaccCCCAGAACAAAAGTTTTTGCCCTCATAAGGATTTTATCCTGTCATCCTCCCTACTTCCCCCCTGCCCCGCTGACCTCCCAACTTCCCTTTGTAGAAGAGGATCTGGGAAATGCTAGTTCAGTCTTCCCTTTTCTGGAAGAGATGGCTTAGAGGATGGAGGTGGCAGGAGCCTTCTCTTTGGAGAAGAGAAGATGTGTGACTCAGGCTGACCAAGGTTTCTTCCTGTAACTGCGCTGGGCTCAGGGCTGGCAGTTagctggagagagtgtgggtCACGGGGCAAGGAGATTCCAGCGTCTCTAACAGCATGTATTGAGGTGTTTTGGAGAAGCTGGAGAAGAGGAACCAAGGAAAGAAGCAGGGTCCTAGATTCTGAAAGCACGTCTACCTTTCTGTTCCTAGTCACGCTGGCTCTTGGAGACCTGTGAATTTGGAAGTCCCTCAGTGgctcttattattttgttttttaccctTTTGTCTTAAAGAGTTTCCCAACATGTTTGGTTTGGTGAAATCTTTGAGAATTAGGATTTTATAACAAACAAATCTAGTGGTTAGGAGGACTTTAAAAAGGTAGACTTGTACAATATTATatctagaagaaaacttagaaatCCCCTagttccacattttctttataaagataataagagaaatgaaagctagAGAGGTTTCGTACTTTGCTGAGTCATACATACTGCAAGGCTGCTCCAGAGCTGAGGCCAGACCCTGGAGATCCTGACTCGAGTCTAGGAACATTCCTTCTCCTACCGAGGAGCCCCACAAGTGTGTAAATTCATCTCTGTCTGGTGGATTAGACCTTTCTATCCTAGACAGTTCAGGTATTTTTAAGTTGAGTAATTTAGATAAccctttctggaattaaaaagaCTTATATATCTAATTTAAATTCTTTACTTtggtcattcttttcttcttctcaatGAAATCCTTAAATATAGTCATCTTAGCTATTCTGTTCATCCTTTAAGCAGAATccaaaatgtttacaaaatatataacaCAGACTTAATATTAGGTTACTTAGACTTTAGAGAATCACATTGTACTATTTTTAAGATTGATGTTTTACCTGTACCCTAGAAGCCTCCTTATTTTGCTTTGACTCTTAGCAAAGTTAATTTAGTCAGCAAAGATAGAACCCAGTTAATGTCAAATTCCAGTCTttacaagaatgtttattgcaTAGAGAAATCAGAGTGCACAAGTGTTTCTTTGGAATTTGAGGTATAATACTCACTAAAGAATAAAAGCTTTTTTCAGAAAGCATGCCATAGACTATAGGTCTCTTGATAAATCAAGCCTAAACAAGGGCTGACCAAGAATGGCAGTCTGGGCATTCAGGATACCCGCTGGTTGGGTAGGAGGGGGGAATGGTGGTAAACAGCAGGGTGTTAAAGGAAGTGGAAAATGgttttatatgtattttggaacttcccctctcttctctgtagttgcagcatggCCAGTTTGGCAAGATATATAGTATCCTCTGGGGAGCTGGATATACAGCCAAGATGTGGCCTTTGGGACATAGATAATGCTCTTGTAATGACACTTGAAATTAATTCCTTCAGTGTAATCCTCTagcaaagaaatgagaaaattgaatttataaagcTTCGTTTTACCCAGAGATTTTGAAGTAGAAAAGGGCTGTACATTTGTGAATAGGTGCTTAAGTAGGTGACGGAAATAAAACATCATTTGAGCAAACTGTCCTATACCAGAAAGTCTCAGGCACCAAAATAGCTTGGCAGGTTGCAAGATAATGTTCACTTCAGGGCTTTCTCCTCaacaaattaaaactagaacAGTTGACATAATAGAAAGGGATAGTGTGTCCTTGGTACTCTTGTTTCTGAACTGCATTATTATAAAATGTGTCTGTCAGTAAATCACATAGAGAATGTGGTACCCTGTTAAATAGCTGTCAACTCTTCTATTTGCAAGTTCCTGTATGATTCTCAAGTAATTCTAAGCCTGTTTGAGAAGTAATATCGGTTTCCTTTTTGGCAAAAGTGTGTTCCTTTAGCAATACTTGTGTTTCGAGGCTTCTAGTTACATTTGTTTGCAAGGAAAGCATTTCTTAAATAATGGATCTGATCTGATAATCGGCAATGTATATACTGTGCCATTTTTTTGTAGAGATTAACACGTCAGTGAGATCTATTAGTGAAGTATCATGCCCTCTGTGCGTCTTTAGTACATATCGGAAATAGTTTTAAGCCTCCCTAGTCTTGTACATTGTATTAAAAACCTGAATGCACTCTAGACTACGCAGTCTATTCCCTTCTCAACattaacatcttttattttagaaaaatgaacagGTGAAATTGTTTGGTTACAAATTTAAAGATGACTCTTTAACACTGATCTCAGAAAGTGGATTTTGATAACAACATACAGTTGTCTCTCACACTGGCTGCACTATCCATTGGACTGTGGTGGACTTTTGATAGATCTAGAAGTGGTTTTGGCCTTGGAATAGGAATTGCTTTCTTGGCAACTTTGGTCACTCAACTGCTAGTCTATAATGGTGTTTATCAGTAAGTATTCTTTTTGGTGCTTGTTTCCTAAAATCTCagaattgagattttaaaattgcattagCCACTTTAATCTACAGAGTAACTTATTTCCATTGTAATTATCTTAATAAGTGTCATTGTACTTCCTTTGTGagttgttaaaaatatttctattattctaGATATACATCTCCAGATTTTCTTTATGTTCGCTCTTGGTTACCATGTATATTTTTTGCTGGAGGCATAACAATGGGAAACATCGGCCGACAACTGGCAATGGTAAGCTCATGCTCATTTACTTACTTACCTTTCTGTTATTGAGATGTAAGACAAGTTTTCTCCATACAGCAATAGAATAAGTCATTTGGAAGAATTTAATCACAAGtgtattaaaaatggaaagaaccacTGGATAGAAAAGCTAAAATGTGTTATGGATAGGGTGATACGATCTATCCtccaatttttattaattaattattttactaatCTATATGTTTCTACTCCATGAAAAAGGGACAGTTTTAAAAGTGAGAAGAAGCGCTGCTTATAACTATGTTGCTGTAAATATAAATTAGGACTATCTCCAGCAAATCAAGATGTTTGATCATTTTAGTTAAGAAGGAAAAGGACATTGTTGATGAGCCCAGTCAGAGATGGCAAAGGTCAGGGACTGGCATTCAGATGCCACAGCAGTTTCATGAATAGGTGCTGTCacttttaccattttagccaGCTGAGAGAATTGAGTGGTTTACATTGCTGTCTTTTTGGTAGTCTAGCCACCCAGTTATACTAAATCCATTGGTttactttattttgaattatgggtAGACATTTTAATAGCTGtcctttcaaaatattgttttgaCCAGAAGCTTTTGCTAATATAGTAGAGTTTTTCCTTTCAACtttaaagttatttgaaaaaatattatctGAATTCACAATATTAGTCCTGTCCTTAAGTTCATGACCTTTCCTTTGCTAATATGCCTTAGTGAACAcacaaagaaatttattttgcttCCTTTCATATTCTAGGATTGATCTAAATCATATACTGTTATCATTTGCTTGTAATGTAGAAATATCATATTTTCCCTGCTTTTGGCTATGCCCCTTTCAGTTCTAGAatgcaaatttcttttttcctttcataattgtCATTTAATCCTAATAGTTGTATAACTCTCAGATTCTTTGAGGAATAAAGTGGGCATATGTTAATAAACTATTAAGTTTAGACCTTTTTAGTTTATATGGAAATTGCTATTCAAAATAACATTAATCTGTTAACCTTTtaaccttttaatttttacagtatGAATGTAAAGTTATCGCAGAAAAATCTCATCAAGAATGAAGAAGGCAAAAACGTATCTTTTGTACAgaaaaacaagacgaaaagggCATGTAAATGATAGCTATACCAACAATACTTCGGACTATAAAATTGCCAGGATGCAGTTTTTCCCTTAAttggtgtgtgtatacatatacacacatatacacacatacatatgttacTGCAATCTGTGATTGCTTCATCTGTAAATCAAGTACAAACCTTTATGTATTTGACTTAAATAactgtaaaatatatatgcactacaTTAAAAAACATGTTGATTAATagatgaaatttttaattttttagacatACCATATATTGTATCACAATGTTGATGTGCCAAAATATTCAGTTATCGTCATGCAGAGTATAAGAATGCTTTGAACAATTTATAGacttactgaaataaaatatgaggaaagccaaaaaaaagcaaatggaaagTGGTATATTCTCTTTTGCTTACTGttgtgcctttttatttttctaatatatagcAGTACGAGTTATGGGTGCCCTAATGTGTGGTTAGTTTCTattttaatgttgtctcagagagCTTTGGGTGTTTTAATATATGATGAAAAAGAACTTCCAGGGAACATTTTCATACCTGCATTACTGGAGAGAGTCCAAagagtaatttttgttttaacagaTTTTACTGGAGGTGAAAGTGATCAGCAGGAGAGTTTATCAGCATCAAATTGTTTTGAGTCTAAATCTGGAAGAATACATATAATTAAAAGTAAGGACCATTGAAAAATTTAACTAGAGTAAATATGTTTTACAAATACAAAATGACCTTCTGGAGTGCCACAAAGTGTTAAGTGATGTTAACTGTCATTTGCAGTACAGTATTACCCTGCTTTTGCACATGGAACACATAAGAATTCCTGAACAGGTCAAAATGAAGTTTCTAGTTGTCTTGGGTTCTGTAATCTGTTGGGTTCTGTAAAGAGAACCATTTGAGCTGGGCTGCTTCATATGATTGATTGTCAGTGGATTGCATCCGAGGAGTGGATGGGCACATAATTTCTTATGTATCCATGCGCCCATTAATGAACAGTTCAAGAATGTGTTGTTTTAGAATGTACTGGGATGGCATATTGTGCATGGTAAGGATCCTGGTAACAGTTTTGTGCATATTTTTCCAACAACTGGAGCCTTTTGAGTATGATTTAAACATAGTCTTAGTTAACCTTTTCccccagtttttatttttgaaattgatGGCAATTGTCTGATACACAAGGGTGAAATCTGCTTACTCTggaggggtgtgtatgtgtgtgtgtgtaggactgagtgagggagagagagagagagagagtgtgtgtgtgtgtgtgtgtgtgcgcgtgtgctcATGCTCTCTTAATATGTCAACtagatatttttccagttttgattTTAAAACCATTTCTGTCAGACTGAGATCTTGTATGCCAAACTTTAATCTGCTCTTATGTTTTAAGGCTGAAAGTGTGAAAATCCTGAGGATTTCCTATTGAATATATGTACACAATCTTAACTATAGTGGTGGTAAACATACTACTGTAAtttattattctatcttccagataaTGTTATTCATTTAGAACAAATAAGGTATATTTTTAGAATCAACTTTGTAAGCACTATAATTCTTTAATAAGTTATAAGGTCTATGATGTGTTTACTTTGAAATTTGCTGTTTAAAGCAAgatgtattaaatatataattatcatCTTGGTTAAGAGTCTTTTTTCTATCCTTGTGGTTAATCTTAGAATTATATTACTGAGGATTAATTTATTAAACTTAACATGGGTGGTTGAATTAATTCAGAAATAATGAAGGAAACTAAGTTTAATGTTACAGGAATTGAATGATTTTCACtttgatttcttaaattatttgtatatcacctagaaaacaagaaaagatatttctgacaaaaataaaattgttttgatattttggtaagtgtataaatatattacatcattttttttgCAGTGAAAGTGGTAAACATCTTTTAATACTGCTATATTGGCAGTGCTTCctggcttttattatttaaagttttaaaaattgaatagtTGAAAACTGAAACTTAAATTCTATGAAAGCACaggcaaataattaaaattagctAGCAAGAACCCTGGTAATACTTCTGTTATAATCTTCATTTGTTTGCACTGAACTGTTTTACCTTCATTAAGGTCTTTGGAACCTCTCAGTGGTGCCTCTACTTCACACATCTGTTTTCTAGGTGGAATCCAGACTTGGTCAATATCATTAAATACTTCTCTAATCTTTCGGCTCACTTACCTGCATAATGACATATATTCTTTGTAAGGTAATTCTTCCAGTGATGGTCTGTGAATGGTAGAGTCTTCGCTTTGTGTGTCTGAAAAAGTCTGTTTCATTCTTGAAGAAAAATTTAGCAGGCCATAGAATTCTAGGTTCACAGTTTCCCCCTAATCCCACCactttgaagatttttttaacttcttgtcTTCTGTCATCTAATGTTGCAGACAACAAGTCTGCTATTAgtggaattttctttcctttgtagataatctgtttttttctctccaggaGCTTTTTCATGATTTTCCCTTCATCTTCGAGGTTAGTTTCACTTTTAGttgtttggttttaaaatttgtttttatttttcttgcttagtATTCAGTATGCACTTTCAGTCTGTGGGCTAAtgtctggaaaattttaaaatctggctGCACATTGGAGTCCTGTGGAGTCTTGTAAAAATATGCTGATGCCTAGATCCCACTCCCAGAGACTCTAATATAATTGACCTGAGGTGTGCTCTGAGCATTAGGAGTTTCataagttccccaggtgattctaatgtgcagcccaGGTTGACTCTCATAGGTGTAGATACATGTCATATAAGGTAGAGGGTCCAGGTGAGAGAGATGTAATGACTTGGAAATGAAGAGTGAGGGACACACTGAGATACATTTTGGATTAAATCATCTGAACTTGGTGACTTGGGTATAAAGGTCGAGGAAGAGGAAATGTGAAAGGTGacttaatttttctcccttggaAAACTAAGTGGATGGTATTTCTGTAAACCGAAAAAGGAATGCAGAGAAGTAGGTGAATGGAAATTTGATTTGATATGTTGAGGCTGAGGGATGTAGGAGGCCTCTGGTAAAGATGAGTATAAGCAGTGGGATATTTGAGCCTGGGTTATTGGGTGTAATGAGGGAGCCATCAGCATATGACACTAATAAATACAGCTGTGGGAGTGGATGAGGTCACCTAGGGAGCATGGTATTGTGAAAAGGAAGAGATCTGAGGCACACTGGCCTGTTGGCAGAGAAGCTGGTGAAGGAGATAAAGGGGGTGTAGTCAGAAGTAGGAGGAAAAACAAGAGAGTGATGTGGAAGCCAAGATAGGGGGTTTCAGGCAGAGGGTAACTGGTAGAATGAAGTACAGTTGGAGGGAATCATTGACTTTAGAAGTACAGGTGATGATATCTGATTGTTTTatgttgaaaaaatttttttctaacctATTTTATCTTAACATTTAAAGTATATCATTgcatacaaaatatatttgagaaaagCCTGATCATGTACTGTCATTTATTACTAGTAAAGGGGAACTGGGGACAGCTAGAGAACTTTGAAAGAATAGTGGAGATTGGGGCCGTATTTTTGAAGAACGGACCCAGGAACTGACTAGAGGTGAATAAAGAATTTTCAGAGAGTTTTGAGACCATCCAGGACCCAGGTGAGGCTGGAGATCAGATATTTGCAGTGGAGTCAGTTAACATGGTGGTGCCATGTTTAAATGGGCTCCGTAGCCCAGGGGCTAGGCCATTTGTGATGGAGTAGATTGAGTCTAGTGGGGAGTTCGCTGGTAGACATGGCACAAGCCTTTGTGGAAAATTAAAGGAGGCTCCTAATGCAAGGTCAAGAGATTTATCGTGGGAGCCAGGCAAATTGGGGAAGGAAGTTGAATCAGCAGTGCTAATCTGACTGCATGGGAGAACGGTGTGACGTGAAAGGACAGCACGTCTAAGGAGGCCAAAACCCTGTTTGATGGGAAGGGTGATCTGCTTGGGGTTTGTAGTCAGAGAGGGATTTAATGGCTCGCTTCCAGATCTCGAGGTCCAGGGTATGATCTGAACACTTGTGTTTCCATGGTTTACAGAATTGGCTGGAGATCTGAGGCCTGGGTGACCAGCTGTTAGTACCAGTATGGACGGTACTAGAATGG
Coding sequences within:
- the INSIG2 gene encoding insulin-induced gene 2 protein isoform X2 is translated as MDLIFIGKSQAVIGLLYPCIDRHLGEPHKFKREWSSVMRCVAVFVGINHASAKVDFDNNIQLSLTLAALSIGLWWTFDRSRSGFGLGIGIAFLATLVTQLLVYNGVYQYTSPDFLYVRSWLPCIFFAGGITMGNIGRQLAMYECKVIAEKSHQE
- the INSIG2 gene encoding insulin-induced gene 2 protein isoform X3; this translates as MRCVAVFVGINHASAKVDFDNNIQLSLTLAALSIGLWWTFDRSRSGFGLGIGIAFLATLVTQLLVYNGVYQYTSPDFLYVRSWLPCIFFAGGITMGNIGRQLAMYECKVIAEKSHQE